From the Acidobacteriota bacterium genome, one window contains:
- the secF gene encoding protein translocase subunit SecF: protein MQLFKTPSIRFLKYKYLALGLAFAIVLAGVINIAFFKGLKLGVDFGEGTLLRIMLKTPSDEGHIRDLLQTVGLGKSQVQKSGSSGREFQIRAVESVRTKPSDKEQIEAHEALADKIIAALKGDDGTAERARGLVDLNGIDERSLTALLESAFPGSGPEAARAIIAQRNTAGIVADFRELDGLGLKPEVRSYIQDKTYLGKMTTLSRETVGPQAGSDLRRKAVLATIWSLMGMLVYIALRFKVANGVAAIFTLAQDVLITMSIYSFTSREINLPIIAGILTIVGFSINDTIVIFDRVRENQKLMRGKPLEDVMNISINQCLGRTIITSGTVFLTVMALFLFGGEVINDFAFLMLIGTIEGVYSTVYMSCPVVLFWQSWFGSKNARRR, encoded by the coding sequence ATGCAACTCTTCAAGACCCCCAGCATCCGCTTCCTGAAATACAAGTACCTGGCCCTGGGCCTCGCCTTCGCCATCGTCCTGGCCGGCGTGATCAACATCGCCTTCTTCAAGGGCCTCAAGCTCGGCGTCGATTTCGGGGAAGGCACCCTTCTCCGGATCATGCTCAAGACGCCGTCGGACGAGGGCCATATCCGGGACCTCCTCCAGACGGTCGGCCTGGGCAAGAGCCAGGTCCAGAAATCCGGCTCGAGCGGCCGCGAGTTCCAGATCCGGGCCGTCGAATCGGTCCGGACCAAGCCGAGCGACAAGGAGCAGATCGAGGCCCACGAGGCCCTGGCCGACAAGATCATCGCCGCTCTCAAGGGCGACGACGGCACGGCCGAGCGGGCCCGCGGTCTCGTCGACCTCAACGGCATCGACGAAAGATCGCTGACCGCGCTCCTCGAGAGCGCCTTCCCCGGCTCCGGCCCGGAGGCGGCCCGGGCGATAATAGCCCAGCGCAACACGGCCGGCATCGTGGCCGATTTCCGGGAGCTCGACGGCCTCGGGCTCAAGCCGGAGGTCCGGTCGTATATCCAGGACAAGACCTACCTCGGCAAAATGACCACCCTCAGCCGCGAGACAGTCGGCCCCCAGGCCGGGTCCGACCTGCGGCGCAAGGCCGTCCTGGCGACGATCTGGTCGCTCATGGGCATGCTCGTCTACATCGCCCTGCGCTTCAAGGTCGCCAACGGCGTCGCGGCCATTTTCACCCTGGCCCAGGACGTCCTGATCACGATGAGCATCTATTCGTTCACCAGCCGCGAGATCAACCTGCCGATCATCGCCGGCATCCTGACCATCGTCGGTTTCTCCATAAACGACACCATCGTCATCTTCGACCGGGTCCGCGAGAACCAGAAGCTGATGCGCGGCAAGCCCCTGGAAGACGTCATGAACATCTCGATCAACCAGTGCCTGGGCCGGACGATCATCACCTCGGGCACGGTCTTCCTGACCGTCATGGCGCTCTTTCTTTTCGGCGGCGAGGTCATCAACGACTTCGCCTTCCTGATGCTCATCGGCACGATCGAGGGCGTTTACTCGACGGTCTACATGTCGTGCCCGGTCGTGCTCTTCTGGCAGAGCTGGTTCGGGTCGAAAAATGCGAGGAGACGATAA
- the secD gene encoding protein translocase subunit SecD, with protein sequence MKKNLQWKVVLAVAVIGLSIFLAYPFNDTKIHRGLDLKGGIHLSLQVITDDAINIETDQEISRLEELFKKNSLTYQKFAKEGLGRISIQGTLADQEGKTRDLFDQYSRDWDYSFTGDRANLSLKPLAAQALRDMSVVQAKETIDNRVNGLGVSEPLIQRQGNDKIIVELPGVDNPERIKDLIKVTAILEWKLVKAGPAPDEATLLQATNGQVPDDAEVLRGDPKRGQGGFYLVNKVAVVTGKDLRTIRRVTDEWNNPAVSFSLNSDGGARFEQVTGANIGKQIAIILDNKVQSAPLVEARISRAQGGVIQGRFSPQEADDLVVILRAGALPAGIKYLEERTIGPALGADSIRQGLLAGLVAIVAVMAFMIVFYKLSGANAVIALILNVLILFGALAYFKAALTLPGIAGIILSIGMAVDANVLIFERIKEELAVGKGVASAITQGFSRAFSAIFDSNLTTIISAVFLFQFGTGPIRGYAVTLVISLLANLFTAVFISHLLFDLMVRKSAKKLSI encoded by the coding sequence ATGAAAAAGAACCTGCAATGGAAGGTCGTCCTGGCGGTGGCGGTCATCGGCCTGTCGATCTTCCTGGCTTACCCCTTCAACGACACCAAGATCCATCGCGGTCTCGACCTCAAGGGCGGCATCCACCTGAGCCTCCAGGTCATCACCGACGATGCCATCAACATCGAGACCGACCAGGAGATCTCCCGGCTCGAGGAGCTGTTCAAGAAGAACAGCCTCACCTACCAGAAGTTCGCCAAGGAAGGTCTCGGACGCATCTCGATCCAGGGCACGCTGGCCGACCAGGAGGGCAAGACCCGCGACCTGTTCGACCAGTATTCCCGCGACTGGGACTACTCCTTCACCGGCGACCGGGCCAACCTGAGCCTCAAGCCGCTGGCGGCCCAAGCCCTCCGCGACATGTCGGTCGTCCAGGCCAAGGAGACGATCGACAACCGCGTCAACGGTCTCGGCGTCTCCGAGCCCCTCATCCAGCGGCAGGGCAACGACAAGATCATCGTCGAGCTGCCCGGCGTCGACAACCCCGAGAGGATCAAGGATCTCATCAAGGTCACGGCCATCCTCGAGTGGAAGCTGGTCAAGGCCGGTCCGGCCCCCGACGAGGCCACCCTCCTCCAGGCGACGAACGGGCAGGTCCCGGACGACGCCGAGGTCCTCCGGGGCGATCCCAAGCGCGGCCAGGGCGGCTTCTATCTCGTCAACAAGGTCGCCGTGGTCACGGGCAAGGACCTGAGGACGATCCGCCGGGTCACCGACGAATGGAACAACCCGGCCGTTTCCTTCTCCCTCAATTCCGACGGCGGGGCCCGCTTCGAGCAGGTCACCGGGGCCAACATCGGCAAGCAGATCGCCATCATCCTCGACAACAAGGTCCAATCGGCCCCGCTCGTCGAGGCCCGCATCTCGAGGGCCCAGGGCGGCGTCATCCAGGGCCGGTTCTCGCCCCAGGAGGCCGACGACCTGGTCGTCATCCTCAGGGCGGGCGCCCTGCCGGCCGGCATCAAGTACCTCGAGGAGAGGACGATCGGCCCGGCCCTCGGCGCCGACTCCATCCGCCAGGGCCTTCTGGCCGGGCTGGTGGCCATCGTCGCCGTGATGGCCTTCATGATCGTCTTCTACAAGCTTTCCGGGGCCAATGCGGTCATCGCCCTGATCCTCAACGTCCTCATCCTGTTCGGGGCGCTGGCCTACTTCAAGGCCGCCCTGACCCTGCCCGGCATCGCCGGCATCATCCTGTCCATCGGCATGGCGGTCGACGCCAACGTCCTGATCTTCGAGCGCATCAAGGAGGAGCTGGCCGTGGGCAAGGGCGTGGCCAGCGCCATCACGCAGGGATTCTCCCGGGCCTTTTCGGCCATCTTCGACTCCAACCTGACGACCATCATCTCGGCCGTCTTCCTGTTCCAGTTCGGCACCGGACCCATCCGGGGTTACGCCGTGACCCTGGTGATCAGCCTGCTCGCCAACCTGTTCACGGCCGTCTTCATCTCACATCTTCTCTTCGACCTGATGGTCCGCAAATCCGCCAAGAAGCTGAGTATCTGA
- the yajC gene encoding preprotein translocase subunit YajC gives MIFGAVADLARQTGAAQAAQPNMLGALLPFVLVFVIFYLLIIMPQRKKQKKHMQMVDALKPGDRIITTAGILGTVMGVSKNVVELKISSGTNIKITKSAVGVIRGATDQIEGE, from the coding sequence ATGATCTTCGGAGCAGTCGCAGACCTGGCCCGCCAGACCGGAGCAGCGCAGGCAGCCCAGCCCAACATGCTCGGCGCCCTGCTGCCCTTCGTCCTCGTCTTCGTCATCTTCTACCTCCTCATCATCATGCCCCAGAGGAAGAAGCAGAAAAAGCACATGCAGATGGTCGACGCCCTGAAGCCCGGCGACCGGATCATCACCACGGCCGGCATCCTGGGCACTGTCATGGGCGTCAGCAAGAACGTCGTCGAGCTGAAGATCTCCTCCGGCACGAACATCAAGATCACCAAGAGCGCCGTCGGCGTCATCCGCGGCGCCACGGACCAGATCGAAGGCGAATGA
- the tgt gene encoding tRNA guanosine(34) transglycosylase Tgt, whose protein sequence is MSAAFRLTAQDPGSAARTGLLETPHGSIETPAFMPVASQGTVKGLTHAQVEALGAQVLLVNSYHLFLRPGVDAVEALGGLHRFMSWPRPILTDSGGFQIYSLSPLVRLSDEGVSFASHLDGSRIFLRPEDVVDLQLRLGTDILMCLDHFPAYPYADEALRESVRLTGLWARRSKARFAEHETRQQLWGISQGGVHADLRTRSIEGLLEQDFQGYAYGGLGIGEPKTRLFETLELGHGLLPADRPRYLMGMGYVEDVVEAVARGIDLFDCVLPTRNARNGTLFTRQGRIAIKNLKYARDERPLDKACGCYTCRHFSRAYLRHLYERNEITSAVLNTIHNLHFYLDIFREIRHSISSNSFASLKKDLMSNVSQKEELT, encoded by the coding sequence ATGAGCGCCGCCTTCCGTCTGACGGCTCAGGATCCCGGCTCGGCGGCCCGGACCGGCCTTCTCGAGACCCCGCACGGCTCGATCGAGACGCCGGCCTTCATGCCGGTGGCCAGCCAGGGCACGGTCAAGGGCCTGACCCACGCCCAGGTCGAGGCCCTGGGGGCCCAGGTCCTTCTGGTCAACTCCTACCACCTGTTCCTCCGGCCGGGCGTGGACGCCGTCGAGGCCCTGGGCGGCCTCCACCGCTTCATGTCCTGGCCCAGGCCCATCCTGACCGACAGCGGCGGCTTCCAGATCTACAGCCTGTCGCCCCTGGTCCGCCTGTCGGACGAGGGCGTCAGCTTCGCCTCCCACCTCGACGGCTCCAGGATCTTCCTCAGGCCCGAGGACGTCGTCGATCTCCAGCTCCGCCTGGGGACCGACATCCTGATGTGCCTGGACCATTTCCCGGCCTACCCCTATGCCGACGAGGCCCTCCGCGAGTCGGTCCGCCTGACCGGCCTGTGGGCCCGCCGCTCCAAGGCCCGCTTCGCCGAACACGAGACCCGGCAGCAGCTCTGGGGGATCAGCCAGGGCGGCGTCCACGCCGACCTGAGGACGCGGTCGATCGAGGGCCTCCTGGAACAGGATTTCCAAGGCTACGCCTACGGCGGGCTGGGCATCGGCGAGCCCAAGACCCGGCTCTTCGAGACGCTCGAGCTCGGCCACGGCCTCCTGCCCGCCGACCGGCCGCGATACCTCATGGGCATGGGCTACGTCGAGGATGTCGTCGAGGCCGTAGCCCGCGGCATCGACCTCTTCGACTGCGTCCTGCCGACCCGCAACGCCCGCAACGGCACCCTGTTCACGCGCCAGGGACGGATCGCCATCAAGAACCTCAAGTACGCCCGGGACGAGCGGCCGCTGGACAAGGCCTGCGGCTGCTACACCTGCCGCCATTTCAGCCGGGCCTATCTGCGCCACCTCTACGAGCGGAACGAGATCACATCGGCCGTCCTGAACACCATCCACAACCTGCATTTCTATCTTGACATCTTCCGGGAAATACGCCATTCTATTTCGTCTAACTCCTTCGCCTCCTTGAAGAAGGATTTGATGTCCAACGTTTCTCAAAAGGAAGAACTGACATGA
- a CDS encoding DUF933 domain-containing protein, which produces MNVTLFGYPKAGKTTLFNLLAGTRAAVHAYDDGKREPNVRAVPLPDPRLDRIAAAYPDRKKVAASLDLTDLVGISFGEVKTSLFLGHLRKADGLVHVVRAFGHEDIPPARGRLDPVAEIRAMEDELVLADLVLADSRLERLDKDLKKMKDPEGEKERDLLLRLRPELEAGRCLRGLALAPAEERLIRSFAFLTLKPLLHFINIDEKDLARIRTPEALFPVGAERRVLAFCGRIESDLAELEPGERTAFMAEYGLDGMSAPLFTGRAAAFLDRISFFTVGKDEVRAWTVRRDAPAAEAAAAIHSDIARGFIRAEVVSAGELLRHGTLQQAKEAGAIRLEGKDYVVRDGDVIYFRFAA; this is translated from the coding sequence GTGAACGTCACCCTGTTCGGCTATCCCAAGGCGGGCAAGACGACCCTGTTCAACCTCCTGGCCGGGACCCGGGCCGCCGTCCATGCCTACGACGACGGCAAGCGGGAGCCGAACGTCCGGGCCGTGCCCCTGCCCGATCCGCGCCTGGACCGCATCGCCGCGGCCTACCCCGACAGGAAGAAGGTCGCCGCCTCCCTCGACCTGACCGACCTCGTCGGCATCTCCTTCGGCGAGGTCAAGACCAGCCTCTTCCTCGGCCACCTGCGGAAAGCCGACGGCCTCGTCCACGTCGTCCGGGCCTTCGGCCACGAGGACATCCCGCCGGCGCGGGGCCGTCTGGACCCCGTCGCAGAAATCCGGGCCATGGAGGACGAGCTCGTCCTGGCCGATCTCGTCCTGGCCGACTCCCGGCTCGAGCGCCTGGACAAGGACCTCAAGAAGATGAAGGACCCCGAGGGCGAGAAGGAACGGGACCTGCTCCTGCGGCTGCGCCCCGAGCTCGAGGCGGGCCGGTGCCTGCGCGGCCTGGCGCTCGCGCCGGCCGAAGAGAGGCTCATCCGCAGCTTCGCCTTCCTGACGCTGAAGCCGCTCCTCCATTTCATAAACATCGACGAAAAGGACCTGGCCCGGATCCGGACGCCCGAGGCCCTCTTCCCCGTCGGCGCGGAACGCCGGGTCCTGGCCTTCTGCGGCCGCATCGAATCGGACCTGGCCGAACTCGAGCCCGGCGAACGGACGGCCTTCATGGCCGAATACGGCCTGGACGGGATGAGCGCCCCGCTCTTCACCGGCCGGGCCGCCGCCTTCCTCGACCGCATCTCGTTCTTCACCGTGGGCAAGGACGAGGTCCGGGCCTGGACCGTGAGGCGCGACGCGCCGGCCGCCGAAGCCGCCGCGGCCATCCACTCGGACATCGCCCGCGGCTTCATCCGGGCCGAAGTCGTCTCCGCCGGGGAGCTCCTCCGCCACGGGACCCTGCAACAGGCCAAGGAGGCCGGGGCCATCCGGCTCGAGGGCAAGGACTACGTCGTGCGGGACGGCGACGTCATCTACTTCCGGTTCGCCGCATGA
- the lepB gene encoding signal peptidase I has translation MSNEAKDRKPRDKSVFREYFELIAETAVFVFFVMTFVVQAFQIPTGSMEPTLLVGDFLLVNKLAYTRPVLPIEGAILPRKPIERGNIVVFKYPKDLTKDFVKRVIGLPGEKIEVRDKQVYVNDKPLDEAYKVHIDSHINSKNDFYNYDEIIRDNYGPVTVPPDQLFVMGDNRDNSMDSRYWGFVPLDSIKGRPWVIYFSYRAERDSWQKTGFRDRLRKLVSFIPKARWGRMLRIIN, from the coding sequence ATGAGCAACGAAGCGAAAGACAGGAAGCCGAGGGACAAGAGCGTTTTCCGCGAGTATTTCGAGCTCATCGCCGAGACGGCGGTCTTCGTCTTCTTCGTCATGACCTTCGTCGTCCAGGCCTTCCAGATCCCCACCGGGTCCATGGAGCCGACCCTCCTCGTCGGCGATTTCCTCCTGGTCAACAAGCTGGCCTACACCCGGCCCGTCCTGCCGATCGAAGGCGCGATCCTGCCCCGCAAGCCGATCGAACGGGGCAACATCGTCGTCTTCAAGTATCCCAAGGACCTGACCAAGGATTTCGTCAAGCGGGTCATCGGCCTGCCGGGGGAAAAGATAGAGGTCAGGGACAAGCAGGTCTATGTCAACGACAAGCCCCTCGACGAGGCCTACAAGGTCCACATCGACAGCCACATCAATTCCAAGAACGACTTCTACAACTACGACGAGATCATCCGCGATAATTACGGTCCGGTCACCGTGCCGCCGGACCAGCTGTTCGTCATGGGCGACAACCGCGACAACAGCATGGACAGCCGTTACTGGGGCTTCGTGCCCCTGGACTCGATCAAGGGGCGGCCCTGGGTCATCTATTTCTCCTACAGGGCGGAGCGGGACTCTTGGCAGAAAACGGGCTTCCGCGACCGCCTCAGGAAGCTGGTCAGCTTCATCCCCAAGGCCCGCTGGGGCCGCATGCTCCGCATCATCAACTAG
- a CDS encoding ATP-dependent RecD-like DNA helicase, whose amino-acid sequence MKKAELVTGRECLDGTVDEIVFYNPDNGYTVAKFSTDDGEPLTIVGSFPPLSPGEVLSIRGGWELNPRFGRQFKVDHFTMTLPASAKGIEKFLASGLVKGIGPVLAGRIVAAFGAGTIDILTRDPERLREVGGVGAVKLREIRRSWAEHQDIRDLIMFLQEHGVSTSLATKIHRQYGDRSFTVLRANPYQLSFDIWGVGFKTADQLALKLGLDPASPERVKAYILYMLEKDNEQGHVYSAAAEVGERCAADLAVPSEKCEQALAGLIKGGQVVAENGAGGTALYLPFFHQAQNEVARAIHKLAGFPCQAPGFDLDQAVAATERDLGLAFSPLQRRAIRESFERKILVITGGPGTGKTTIIRAITDIYRKWGKEVILAAPTGRAAKRLAEATGLDARTIHRVLEFQPKKGTFKRNAANPLRGEALVVDEFSMVDLPLMFHLLQAVPPFMRLVVVGDKDQLPSVGPGNLLHDIIESGTVDVVRLDEIFRQEKESLIVANAHRINQGLALLRPEKDDRDADFYFIRQDDEKKAFQAIVKMCASSVPRKLGLSPLSPQIQVISPMYKGMVGVDNLNAELQARLNPGGEGLQAGARTFKARDKVMQVRNDYDKDVFNGDIGSVVHADRAKYRLYVDYDGRTVCYEKDELNDITLAYAVSVHKAQGSEYQAVIMPLMTQHFIMLQRNLFYTALTRAKKLGVVIGSYKALWIAVKNDKPVKRNSRLKDKLAALGTPR is encoded by the coding sequence ATGAAGAAAGCGGAGCTGGTGACCGGCCGGGAGTGCCTCGACGGCACGGTCGACGAGATCGTCTTCTACAATCCCGACAACGGCTACACGGTGGCCAAGTTCTCGACCGATGACGGCGAGCCGCTGACCATCGTCGGCTCGTTCCCGCCGCTCTCGCCGGGCGAGGTCCTGAGCATCCGCGGCGGCTGGGAGCTCAACCCGCGCTTCGGGCGGCAATTCAAGGTCGACCACTTCACCATGACCCTGCCGGCCTCGGCCAAGGGCATCGAGAAGTTCCTGGCTTCGGGGCTGGTCAAGGGCATCGGCCCCGTCCTGGCCGGGCGCATCGTCGCCGCCTTCGGGGCCGGGACCATCGATATCCTGACCCGCGATCCGGAACGCCTCCGCGAGGTCGGGGGCGTCGGCGCGGTCAAGCTCAGGGAGATCCGCCGCTCCTGGGCCGAGCACCAGGACATCCGGGACCTGATCATGTTCCTCCAGGAACACGGCGTCTCGACCAGCCTGGCCACCAAGATCCACCGCCAGTACGGCGACCGGTCCTTCACGGTCCTCCGGGCCAATCCCTACCAGCTCAGCTTCGACATCTGGGGCGTCGGCTTCAAGACGGCCGACCAGCTGGCCCTCAAGCTGGGCCTGGACCCGGCCTCGCCCGAGCGGGTCAAAGCCTACATCCTCTATATGCTCGAAAAGGACAACGAGCAGGGCCACGTCTACTCGGCCGCGGCCGAGGTCGGGGAGAGGTGCGCCGCGGACCTCGCCGTGCCCTCCGAGAAATGCGAGCAGGCCCTGGCCGGGCTCATCAAGGGCGGGCAGGTCGTCGCCGAGAACGGGGCCGGCGGCACGGCCCTCTACCTGCCGTTCTTCCACCAGGCCCAGAACGAGGTCGCCCGGGCCATCCACAAGCTGGCCGGCTTCCCCTGCCAAGCCCCCGGCTTCGATCTCGACCAGGCCGTGGCCGCGACCGAGCGGGACCTCGGCCTGGCCTTCTCGCCGCTCCAGCGCCGGGCCATCCGCGAATCATTCGAGCGCAAGATCCTGGTCATCACCGGCGGCCCGGGCACGGGCAAGACGACCATCATCCGGGCCATCACCGACATCTATCGCAAGTGGGGCAAAGAGGTCATCCTGGCCGCGCCGACCGGCCGGGCCGCCAAGCGGCTGGCCGAGGCCACCGGCCTGGACGCCCGGACCATCCACCGCGTCCTCGAGTTCCAGCCGAAGAAAGGGACCTTCAAGCGCAACGCGGCGAACCCCCTGCGCGGCGAGGCCCTGGTCGTCGACGAGTTCTCGATGGTCGACCTGCCGCTGATGTTCCACCTGCTCCAGGCTGTCCCGCCGTTCATGAGGCTGGTCGTCGTTGGCGACAAGGACCAGCTGCCTTCGGTCGGCCCCGGCAACCTGCTCCACGACATCATCGAGTCGGGCACGGTCGACGTCGTCCGGCTCGACGAGATCTTCCGCCAGGAGAAGGAGAGCCTCATCGTCGCCAACGCCCACCGGATCAACCAGGGCCTCGCGCTCCTTCGCCCGGAGAAGGACGACCGGGACGCCGACTTCTACTTCATCCGCCAGGACGACGAGAAGAAGGCCTTCCAGGCCATCGTCAAGATGTGCGCGAGTAGCGTGCCGCGCAAGCTCGGCCTGAGCCCGCTCTCGCCCCAGATCCAGGTCATCAGCCCGATGTACAAGGGGATGGTCGGCGTCGACAACCTCAACGCCGAGCTCCAGGCCAGGCTCAATCCCGGCGGGGAAGGGCTGCAGGCCGGGGCCCGCACGTTCAAGGCGCGGGACAAGGTCATGCAGGTCCGCAACGACTACGACAAGGACGTCTTCAACGGCGACATCGGCTCGGTCGTCCACGCCGACAGGGCCAAGTATCGCCTCTACGTCGATTATGACGGCCGGACGGTCTGCTACGAGAAGGACGAGCTGAACGACATCACCCTGGCCTACGCCGTGTCGGTCCACAAGGCCCAGGGCAGCGAGTACCAGGCCGTCATCATGCCCCTCATGACCCAGCACTTCATCATGCTCCAGCGCAACCTCTTCTACACGGCGCTGACCCGGGCCAAGAAGCTGGGCGTGGTCATCGGCTCGTACAAGGCCCTCTGGATCGCCGTCAAGAACGACAAGCCGGTCAAGAGGAACTCGCGGCTGAAGGACAAGCTGGCGGCGCTGGGGACGCCGCGTTGA
- the rd gene encoding rubredoxin, whose translation MDKYECTACGYIYDPAVGDPDHGIPPGTSFESLPDSWVCPQCGVPKDLFQKLA comes from the coding sequence ATGGATAAGTACGAATGCACGGCCTGCGGCTATATCTACGATCCCGCCGTCGGGGACCCGGACCATGGCATCCCCCCCGGGACGAGCTTCGAGTCCCTCCCGGACAGCTGGGTCTGCCCGCAATGCGGGGTCCCCAAGGACCTCTTCCAGAAGCTCGCCTGA
- a CDS encoding FAD-dependent oxidoreductase — translation MRIVVVGGGLAGTMAGKTVRELDPEAEIEIIGEERYPYYPRPNLIEYVAGRLPRDQMFAFPEGWAGRQRIALRLGEKVVRVRPAERRVETSSGAELGYDALLLATGARAAVPPVPGIDRKGVFVLRTLDDAEALIGRLASPRRVAVLGGGLLGLEIARAIRSRATPSEVEVIEFFDRLLPRQLDTAAAALLKAHFEKAGIAVRLSAAATEILGGEEARGVAFRSGGVAGADTIVVAAGIKPETRVAAEAGLRVGRGIIVDDRLRTSAPAVFAAGDAAEHRGRIHGLIPAAFEQARAAAYNIVGQDKAYPGTIAGSTLKVAGVSLTSVGEIDAEGPGYESHVRSVPEEGLYKKIVLHKGRLAGAIWMGTKKGAAEITRLVALHKDVGEFKDALLADDFDFSELA, via the coding sequence GTGAGGATCGTCGTCGTCGGAGGCGGGCTGGCCGGCACCATGGCCGGCAAGACCGTCCGTGAGCTCGACCCCGAGGCCGAGATCGAGATCATCGGCGAAGAACGTTATCCCTACTACCCGCGGCCCAACCTGATCGAGTACGTGGCCGGGCGGCTGCCGCGCGACCAGATGTTCGCGTTTCCCGAGGGCTGGGCAGGGCGGCAGAGGATCGCCCTGAGGCTCGGCGAAAAGGTCGTCCGCGTCCGGCCGGCCGAACGGCGGGTCGAAACCTCGTCCGGCGCCGAGCTCGGCTATGACGCGCTCCTCCTGGCCACCGGCGCCCGGGCCGCCGTTCCGCCCGTGCCCGGCATCGACCGGAAAGGCGTCTTTGTCCTGAGGACTCTCGACGACGCCGAGGCCCTGATCGGGCGCCTCGCCTCGCCGCGGCGGGTGGCCGTCCTCGGCGGCGGGCTGCTCGGCCTGGAGATCGCCCGGGCCATCCGAAGCCGTGCGACGCCGTCCGAGGTCGAGGTGATCGAGTTCTTCGACCGCCTGCTGCCCCGCCAGCTCGACACGGCCGCCGCCGCCCTGCTCAAAGCGCACTTCGAGAAGGCCGGCATCGCCGTCCGGCTCTCCGCCGCGGCGACCGAGATCCTCGGCGGCGAGGAAGCGCGGGGCGTGGCCTTCAGGTCCGGCGGCGTCGCCGGGGCCGACACGATCGTCGTCGCCGCCGGCATCAAGCCCGAGACCCGCGTCGCGGCGGAAGCCGGCCTCCGGGTCGGACGGGGCATCATCGTCGACGACCGCCTGAGGACCTCGGCGCCCGCAGTTTTCGCGGCCGGGGACGCGGCCGAGCACCGCGGCCGGATCCACGGCCTCATCCCGGCCGCCTTCGAGCAGGCCCGCGCCGCCGCCTACAACATCGTCGGCCAGGACAAGGCCTACCCGGGCACGATCGCGGGCAGCACCCTCAAGGTCGCCGGGGTGTCCCTGACCTCGGTCGGGGAGATCGACGCGGAGGGGCCCGGCTACGAATCGCACGTCCGTTCGGTCCCCGAAGAGGGGCTGTATAAAAAGATCGTCTTGCACAAGGGCCGGCTGGCGGGCGCGATCTGGATGGGCACGAAGAAAGGGGCGGCCGAGATCACCCGCCTGGTCGCCCTTCACAAGGATGTCGGGGAGTTCAAGGACGCCCTGCTCGCCGACGATTTCGATTTCTCGGAGCTCGCATGA